The Brassica oleracea var. oleracea cultivar TO1000 chromosome C7, BOL, whole genome shotgun sequence sequence GAAAGGCCAGCCCATTAGTGGAAACTTGTGGCTGAAGAATCCAGCAATCATGGCTTTTGCATGGTCGATCATTCCCATTGGAGATGAGTCATCGATCATGGTTTGAGGTGATGCTAGTTCTGACTGCGGTTTTGGGAGACGGAGTGAGAGTGCAGGTTGAGAACTGAGGAAGAAGACGACGACGAGGAGGAGTAAACAGAAAGAAGAAACCTTTGAGATTTTTGACATTGTTGCTTGGTGTTTTTTGTGCTCTTGCTTTGTGATATTTTTGTGTGTTTATGGGCTTTTATGGGGGTTTATTTATAAGTGGCGATTTTGAGTTTGGAGAAGAGAAAATAGTAGGTGTTCTTAACGTTGGGTTTCTACTTCTCACCTAAACAAGCAGTTTTCGAATTAAAGCTTCATGATTTGAGCATGATCGTGAGAGATGATGAGTTGTGGGTTTCACTATTCAGATTTTAGTCCACAAGAATCAAGCCTCTAAGATTAGTTAACAAAAGTATCAACATCGTAGAGATTTATGATTAAAACTCACAGTTTGAATCTAATAAGTTCATAAAAACCATTATAAGGTTCAGAAATGTATGTTATTTGTAACTGTATCAGTATTATAGCCGTCAAATGGTCCGTCCATGGTACAAATGGACATGACCAGTTGGACCATTTCAGTTTTGGGCACTAATGGGTGGTCCATATTGGACAATGGTCCAAACAAATGTCCAAGACCAATAGAGACCATGTCCAAATGGGCATACCCATGGACACCCAATAAAATTTATAATTATTTTTTAATTATTAGTCTAGATCTTATTTCTAAAATTTTGAATTATGTTTACTTTCCAAAATTATAAAAGTATTTTTTTTCTTGTCAAAACTGTAAAACTATGTTTTCCTTTCAAAATCGAGAAATTTCATTTTTCCGTCGAAACCGAGAAATTACGTTTTCCCGCCAAAACCAGAAATTCGTTTTCCCGCCAAAACCGAAAATTGTGTTTTCCCGCAAAAACCGAGAAATTACGCTTTCCCACCGAAACCGAGAAATTGTGTTTTCCCGCCAAAACCGAGAAATTGCGTTTTCCCGCCAAAACCGAAAATTGCATTTTTTCGCCAAAACCGAGAAATTGCGTTTTCCCACCGAAACCGAGAAATTGCGTTTTCCCGCCGAAACCGAAAAATTGTGTTTTCACGCCAAAACCGAGAAATTGTGTGTTTCCCGCTGAAACCGAGAAATTGCGTTTTCCCGCCAAAACCGAAAAAATTGCGTTTTCCCGCCAAAACCGAGAAATTGCGTTTTCCCGCCAAAACCGAGAAATTGCATTTTCCCGCCAAAACCGAGAAATTGCATTTTCCCGTCAAACTAATGAAATACATTTTTCCGTCAAAATTGTGAAATTATGTTTCCCGTCAAAATCGTGAATTTTTTATTTTAACGATAAAACTATTGTTTTGGGTTAAATTGCAAAGTTATGTTTTCTTTTGTTAAACTCATAAACATGTTTTAGGAAGCCCATGGACACCCATTGTGTATTTGGTCTTCGCCCAATTGGACCATGTACCAATTGATCTTTTGTCCAGTTGGACCATTTATTAATTGGGCACATCCATAGCCCGCCCAAAACGAATTGGACTGCGCTAGCCCATGGTCAGCCCGCCCAATTGACACCTCTAATCAGTATTATACTACTAGTAGTGTAGTAAAGTACAATAAGGTGATACAAACAGGTGCGAACCATGTAGTATATGGATGATGATGAATACAGTGGATAGATCAAATCACATTATAGTCGGGTCCATCACATTTAACAACCTAAAAAAAGAAAGTTTACTAACAGAGTAACAGACAAGGCAAATGCATAGATGCTTACACAATCACTCAAGAAAGCAAAGAAGTAAGAAACAGGGGGAAGATACACACGTGTGTGTGTAATTTTTGAAGAGGCGATGTTTTCAAGGGACGACGGAGGTAGATGCTGCGGTGGTGGAGATGGAGCATTTATTAGGCTGAACGAGACGAGAGATGGAAACGGCGGAGATAATGAGCATAAGTACCACGCCGGCGAAGGCTGCAATTAGTGCTCCGGCGCCGTGGTCGCAGTAAGTGGCGAATCTGTCACAGATTTTGTCCCATCTGGCGTGTTTGTTTCCGTTCTTCCCCACCTCCGCCATGAACGCCGCCGCGTTTGCTGCCGCCGATAGCAGAGTCACATTCAGCTGTTTTTTAAGTTTTTTTTCATAAGCCAAGAAGAAGCCAAGTCAGTAAAAAATCTAAAAATTCAATTTTTCTAAACTAATATTTGACAAAAAATGTCGATATTATTTAAAATTTCAAGAAATCCACATGATATATACGCATACTATATCCAAAGCTATAAAAATGTGAAAATATTTATAATCTTGATTTTAAAAATGTAAAAAAAAACATTTAATACATCTACTAGTCCACCTTCTCCAAGTAGTTGGTCTAGTAGTTAACAACTAAGGACTTTTGAGAAAAATTAATATATTCATATGAGTGTATATATGTATTTTGAACAAAAAAAAGGTGTAGATTTATATGTGCGAAAAAATAATTATAGGACTTTTTAGTAAAAAATGATAATATCTTGGTTTTGAGAACAAATTTATCAGCATAATTTTTAAAAGATTATGCTGTATGAGATTTTTGATAAATTTAGTTATGATATATATAAGAAAAAGTTAAGTTAAAATTATATGTATGTCTAATTTATAAAAAAATAATTCTATATTTTTCAAAAAAATTTAAAATAAAAACCACTGATATCGCTGCTCTAGACCATCACACTACTCAGACCACATAGTGAAGCTGGCACTGTGTTTACCATGTCGAGAATAGCGATGGAAAGAAGACGAAAACCAGTGAGTTCCGTCTTTCTTCCAAATAGCTGAAGAGCAATCATCAGCAAGTTGTGGAAGCTAACCATTGCATTAGCCACTACAAAATATCTTTTCTCCCAACAACAAAACCATCAAAACAATCAAAACATGATTAGCCAAAAAAATTAACATTTTGGCATCTCAAAATTATAATTCTAAAGTAATAAAGCTTACACAAAAGCTGGAGTGTGTTGGAACTTAGCAGTGAAGGTAGCTTTGATCGGAGTATTTCCAACGTTGCCCACAACAAAAGTCTTCGTCTCTTTGTTCAATCCCATTACAATTGCTGCTGATAACGTAGCCAAGAAGGCAAGTACTCTTAGCCCTAAGAGTATTTTGCTGCTCTTACCGCTCGTAGCAGCTAACACGAGCTTTGCAACCGCCATTTTTTTTGGAGATTAAGGTG is a genomic window containing:
- the LOC106302078 gene encoding uncharacterized protein LOC106302078; translation: MSKISKVSSFCLLLLVVVFFLSSQPALSLRLPKPQSELASPQTMIDDSSPMGMIDHAKAMIAGFFSHKFPLMGWPFPKYPPFTMVNPNVPTKPSGAQEESEKLPSSPSKLNKDGRNA
- the LOC106304624 gene encoding CASP-like protein 1B1, translated to MAVAKLVLAATSGKSSKILLGLRVLAFLATLSAAIVMGLNKETKTFVVGNVGNTPIKATFTAKFQHTPAFVYFVVANAMVSFHNLLMIALQLFGRKTELTGFRLLSIAILDMLNVTLLSAAANAAAFMAEVGKNGNKHARWDKICDRFATYCDHGAGALIAAFAGVVLMLIISAVSISRLVQPNKCSISTTAASTSVVP